A window of Paraburkholderia megapolitana genomic DNA:
ACCGGAGCGCTCTGCGTGAATTCAACGCTGACCGCCGTCGATGTCGCCGTCGAGAAACCAAGGCCAAGATCGACATCGCCGATCTCCACCCAATGCTCGACCTGGGCCGGTGTGCCCGAGCGTAGGACGAAGCGGGTCAGCGGGTGCTCGACATGGAACGCGGCGAGTACCGACGGCAGGAAATAGCGCGTGAAGCCCTCGGTGCAACCGACGCGCACGATACCTCCGCCGAGCGCGTGCGCCGCGGAAATATCGGCGAGCACGGCGTCCGCGTCCATCAGCGCGCGCCGCGCATGTTGGGCGAGCAACTCGCCCGATTCGGTTAGCACCATGCCGCGCGGCAGACGCTCGAAGAGCGGAGTGCCGACTTCCTGTTCGAGCTTGGCGATCTGCCGGCTGAGTGCCGACACCGCGACGTGCAGATTCTCCGATGCCGCGGCCAGCGAGCCCGTGCGGGCGACTTCGACGAAATAGCGCAACGCGATGCCGTGCAGCATGGAGTCCCCCGTCTGTGCGTTGCCGTTTCGGCAATGCTATCCGCAAAGATTGAAATTGTGGCGAATTATTGGCCTTCCTAGACTGCTTCGCAACCCTGCAACCAGGCTGGAGAAGCGCACTGTGACCACAAGCCAGAACACCCGCACAGCAGCAGTCGATGCGGCTTTTCGCACGTTCGATTCGGGCGCCTTGCTCGAACAACTGGCGCGCCGCGTTGCGTGCCGGACCGAGAGTCAGAATCCATCGCGGGCGGAGACGCTGCACGCGTATCTGACCGACGAGATCGCGCCTGCGCTTCAGCAACTCGGCTTCACGAGCCGGGTCGTGACGAACCCCGAACCGCACGGCGGCCCACTGCTGATCGCCGAACGCCATGAAGGCGCCGAACTGCCCACGGTCCTCACCTACGGCCACGGCGACGTCGTGCGCGGCTACGACGACCAGTGGCGCGCCGGACTTAAACCATGGGACATCGTCGTCGAGGGCGACCGCTGGTACGGCCGCGGCACCGCCGACAACAAAGGCCAGCACTCGATCAACTTCGCCGCACTCGCCGCCGTGCTGGACGCACGCGGTGGCCGGCTCGGCTACAACGTAAAGGTGCTCTTCGAAACCGGCGAGGAAGTCAGCTCGCCGGGTCTGTATGCGGTCTGCGAAGCGAACAAGACCGCGCTTGCCGCCGATCTATTCCTCGCCAGCGACGGCCCACGCGTGTCCGCCGAACGCCCGACGCTGTTTCTCGGTTCGCGCGGCGCGGTGTTGTTCGAGCTGTCGGTCGATCTGCGCGACGGCGGCCATCATTCGGGCAACTGGGGCGGCGTGTTGCGCAATCCGGCGGTGGTGCTTGCGCACGCGATCGCGAGTCTTGTCGATCGTCATGGGCGCATCGCGGTGGAAGGGCTGCGGCCGCCGCCCGTTTCTTCGGCAGTACGCCGCGCGCTTGCCGATATCGAACTCGGCCGCGACGAGCAGTCGCCGGCGATCGACCCGACGTGGGGCGAACCGGGGCTGACGCCGACCGAGCGTGTGATTGCGTGGAATGCGCTCGAGGTGCTCGCGTTCAAGTCGGGCAATGCGGATGCGCCGGTCAACGCGATACCGCCGTCAGCGAAAGCGGTGTGCCAGTTGCGCTTTGTCGTCGGCACGGATTGGGAGCGGACCGCGCACCATCTCGAGACGCACTTCGCGCGGCATGGCTTCGACGAGGTTCGCGTGAAGGTGTCGACGGGCAGTGCCGCGACGCGGCTCGATCTCGAGGACCCGTGGGTGAACTGGGCGCTCGCTTCGATGCGCGCGACCACCGGCAAGGAACCGGCGCTGTTGCCGAATCTCGGCGGCACCGTGCCGAACGATGCGTTTGCCGGCACGCTGAACCTGCCTACGTTGTGGGTGCCGCATTCGTATCCCGCGTGCTCGCAGCATGCGCCGAACGAGCATCTGCTTGGCTCGGTCGCACGCGAAGCGCTCGGTGTGATGGCCGGGTTGTGGTGGGATCTCGGCGATTCGGCGGCGAGCGTCGTGGCGGCGCGCGCGGCGATGAGTGCATCGGCGAGCGCACCAACAAGCGCAGCATCGCGCGAATAGGCGGCATCATGCAAAAGCAACCCCTCAGCCTGACGAAGATCGTGCTTGCGACCTCGGTCGGCAATGCGCTCGAATGGTTCGACATCGCGA
This region includes:
- a CDS encoding M20 family metallopeptidase, which translates into the protein MTTSQNTRTAAVDAAFRTFDSGALLEQLARRVACRTESQNPSRAETLHAYLTDEIAPALQQLGFTSRVVTNPEPHGGPLLIAERHEGAELPTVLTYGHGDVVRGYDDQWRAGLKPWDIVVEGDRWYGRGTADNKGQHSINFAALAAVLDARGGRLGYNVKVLFETGEEVSSPGLYAVCEANKTALAADLFLASDGPRVSAERPTLFLGSRGAVLFELSVDLRDGGHHSGNWGGVLRNPAVVLAHAIASLVDRHGRIAVEGLRPPPVSSAVRRALADIELGRDEQSPAIDPTWGEPGLTPTERVIAWNALEVLAFKSGNADAPVNAIPPSAKAVCQLRFVVGTDWERTAHHLETHFARHGFDEVRVKVSTGSAATRLDLEDPWVNWALASMRATTGKEPALLPNLGGTVPNDAFAGTLNLPTLWVPHSYPACSQHAPNEHLLGSVAREALGVMAGLWWDLGDSAASVVAARAAMSASASAPTSAASRE
- a CDS encoding LysR family transcriptional regulator: MLHGIALRYFVEVARTGSLAAASENLHVAVSALSRQIAKLEQEVGTPLFERLPRGMVLTESGELLAQHARRALMDADAVLADISAAHALGGGIVRVGCTEGFTRYFLPSVLAAFHVEHPLTRFVLRSGTPAQVEHWVEIGDVDLGLGFSTATSTAVSVEFTQSAPVCALLPPTHPLAHKDRLTLDDLLAHPVAVLERGTTVRQLLDWCCSARGRHLEPLLTGNNSSAMHHFAALTGVITLGSRIALRGMRNDASLLAKDIDEPLLQQRQMQLTTMKDRRLPAIVERFLVKLKEALSATD